In Denticeps clupeoides chromosome 1, fDenClu1.1, whole genome shotgun sequence, a single window of DNA contains:
- the kiz gene encoding centrosomal protein kizuna isoform X7, with amino-acid sequence MDFCNDAYFEKVGNLQKKIHEREKKRLELERDLFAYCRSDSRVAQLKCAKLRRHLEEACAREQHARARNCELLKNVDSMLSQAERYKADCSTLHQIKMECWNKLNIFRDKKWKEPQRDKGSSLNGPPEHNSSPNFAKGLYQPSVIFAARQTARDLAADPSTSVLSLQLSDLAPNHCLRSSLQSALLKGAKVSKGDAGASLSDDILNSNRFPDDILLSDKHQKGAPGVTSDCGSAARASTPLGSDRLPSPHVTLAGAELLLPSLLSETTIHSLSPYSKNDLRVSSSQLHPREASQLSSPYSTVVEGTFLDEVEAKSPSVPNSSVEVSKEPSASTDMDNSVMDQEPQKTKVREADAKTVSTNSIIIPSAFMTTEEPHNSDGDFSDSVSEESALGRDTMLPLESFFQLLDHIEGRVRAGSGRQPYRVSRVSKKKHRDVMSLCQGKAGLNGVELEACEAVAAEQLQRLSWSTSKGCLLPWELVRGNSASAEPEKIRSCVPHDGVALWDRWLQHVFCLREENVLSTEEIIQVFTSLLVERAASYTEKAEELLNNLLNTLPLASPTEDSEESSSCGLPSLLNDSGEIKPARPISRNSHSAGSQAETKPKQMHFLQCSLKLFGVNQMTAAQTLKSPCGHSLGILPVMMISTTD; translated from the exons ATGGATTTCTGCAACGACGCATACTTTGAGAAAGTTGGgaatttacaaaagaaaatacacGAAAG GGAAAAGAAGAGGCTTGAACTGGAGAGAGATCTTTTCGCTTATTGCAGGTCTGACAGTCGAGT GGCTCAGTTAAAGTGTGCTAAACTACGGCGTCATCTGGAAGAGGCCTGTGCGAGGGagcagcatgccagggcgaggAACTGTGAGCTTCTGAAGAACGTGGATTCGATGCTGTCGCAAGCAGAGCGGTATAAGGCTGACTGCAGCACACTGCATCAAATCAAG ATGGAGTGCTGGAATAAACTCAACATATTCAGGGATAAAAAGTGGAAAGAGCCCCAAAGAGACAAG GGCAGCAGTTTAAATGGACCACCTGAACATAATTCCTCACCGAATTTTGCTAAGGGATTGTACCAGCCCTCCGTTATCTTTGCGGCCCGACAGACCGCCAGAGATTTAGCCGCAGATCCTTCCACGAGTGTACTCTCACTGCAGCTGTCAGACCTGGCGCCTAATCACTGTTTACGTTCTTCGCTTCAGAGTGCCCTTTTGAAGGGCGCCAAAGTTTCAAAAGGCGACGCCGGCGCGTCCTTATCAGATGACATTCTAAACTCAAACCGCTTCCCTGACGACATCCTTTTGAGTGACAAACATCAAAAGGGAGCCCCTGGGGTTACATCTGATTGTGGCTCTGCTGCAAGAGCCTCTACGCCACTCGGGAGCGACAGACTGCCCTCGCCTCACGTGACCTTGGCCGGGGCTGAATTGCTCCTGCCTAGTTTGCTGTCTGAGACCACTATCCATTCCTTGTCACCGTATAGCAAAAATGACCTTAGAGTGTCGTCCTCTCAACTTCACCCAAGAGAAGCCTCTCAGCTCTCTTCGCCTTACAGCACGGTTGTTGAAG GAACTTTTTTGGATGAAGTGGAAGCCAAGAGTCCAAGTGTTCCAAACTCAAGTGTTGAAGTTTCAAAGGAGCCTTCAGCAAGCACCGACATGGATAACTCTGTAATGGACCAAGAGCCTCAGAAGACAAAAGTGAGAGAAGCAGATGCGAAGACTGTGTCAACAAACAGCATCATAATACCCAGTGCCTTCATGACCACCGAAGAACCTCACAACAGTGACGGTGACTTTTCAGACTCTGTGTCGGAGGAATCGGCTTTGGGCAG AGACACCATGCTCCCTTTAGAGAGTTTCTTCCAATTACTGGACCACATAGAAGGACGAGTCCGAGCCGGCAGCGGCAGGCAGCCATATCGTGTCTCAAGGGTCAGCAAGAAAAAGCACAGGGATGTGATGAG CCTTTGTCAGGGGAAGGCTGGCTTGAATGGAGTAGAGCTGGAAGCGTGCGAAGCCGTAGCCGCTGAACAGCTGCAGAGGTTGTCATGGAGCACGTCAAAGGGATGCCTGTTGCCGTGGGAGCTGGTCAGGGGTAACAGTGCTTCCGCCGAGCCCGAGAAAATAAG GTCCTGTGTGCCCCATGACGGGGTTGCTCTCTGGGATCGCTGGCTTCAGCATGTCTTCTGCCTGAGGGAGGAGAATGTGCTCTCCACTGAAGAGATCATACAGGTCTTCACGTCCCTCCTGGTGGAGCGAGCCGCCTCTTACACTGAAAAG GCAGAAGAGCTCCTGAACAATCTTCTGAACACGCTGCCCCTGGCCAGTCCAACAGAGGACAGTGAAGAGTCCTCGTCCTGCGGCCTGCCGTCACTGCTCAATGACAGCGGCGAGATCAAACCAGCACGGCCGATTAGTCGGAACAGTCATTCTGCTGGTTCACAAG cagaaacaaaaccaaagcaGATGCACTTTCTGCAGTGCAGTCTAAAG CTTTTTGGGGTGAATCAGATGACAGCAGCTCAGACATTGAAATCGCCCTGCGGCCACAGTCTTGGAATCCTACCAGTGATGATGATTTCTACGActgactga
- the kiz gene encoding centrosomal protein kizuna isoform X6, with the protein MDFCNDAYFEKVGNLQKKIHEREKKRLELERDLFAYCRSDSRVAQLKCAKLRRHLEEACAREQHARARNCELLKNVDSMLSQAERYKADCSTLHQIKMECWNKLNIFRDKKWKEPQRDKGSSLNGPPEHNSSPNFAKGLYQPSVIFAARQTARDLAADPSTSVLSLQLSDLAPNHCLRSSLQSALLKGAKVSKGDAGASLSDDILNSNRFPDDILLSDKHQKGAPGVTSDCGSAARASTPLGSDRLPSPHVTLAGAELLLPSLLSETTIHSLSPYSKNDLRVSSSQLHPREASQLSSPYSTVVEGTFLDEVEAKSPSVPNSSVEVSKEPSASTDMDNSVMDQEPQKTKVREADAKTVSTNSIIIPSAFMTTEEPHNSDGDFSDSVSEESALGRDTMLPLESFFQLLDHIEGRVRAGSGRQPYRVSRVSKKKHRDVMSLCQGKAGLNGVELEACEAVAAEQLQRLSWSTSKGCLLPWELVRGNSASAEPEKIRSCVPHDGVALWDRWLQHVFCLREENVLSTEEIIQVFTSLLVERAASYTEKAEELLNNLLNTLPLASPTEDSEESSSCGLPSLLNDSGEIKPARPISRNSHSAGSQAVQSGEEDSADQSPVESIPIRAETKPKQMHFLQCSLKLFGVNQMTAAQTLKSPCGHSLGILPVMMISTTD; encoded by the exons ATGGATTTCTGCAACGACGCATACTTTGAGAAAGTTGGgaatttacaaaagaaaatacacGAAAG GGAAAAGAAGAGGCTTGAACTGGAGAGAGATCTTTTCGCTTATTGCAGGTCTGACAGTCGAGT GGCTCAGTTAAAGTGTGCTAAACTACGGCGTCATCTGGAAGAGGCCTGTGCGAGGGagcagcatgccagggcgaggAACTGTGAGCTTCTGAAGAACGTGGATTCGATGCTGTCGCAAGCAGAGCGGTATAAGGCTGACTGCAGCACACTGCATCAAATCAAG ATGGAGTGCTGGAATAAACTCAACATATTCAGGGATAAAAAGTGGAAAGAGCCCCAAAGAGACAAG GGCAGCAGTTTAAATGGACCACCTGAACATAATTCCTCACCGAATTTTGCTAAGGGATTGTACCAGCCCTCCGTTATCTTTGCGGCCCGACAGACCGCCAGAGATTTAGCCGCAGATCCTTCCACGAGTGTACTCTCACTGCAGCTGTCAGACCTGGCGCCTAATCACTGTTTACGTTCTTCGCTTCAGAGTGCCCTTTTGAAGGGCGCCAAAGTTTCAAAAGGCGACGCCGGCGCGTCCTTATCAGATGACATTCTAAACTCAAACCGCTTCCCTGACGACATCCTTTTGAGTGACAAACATCAAAAGGGAGCCCCTGGGGTTACATCTGATTGTGGCTCTGCTGCAAGAGCCTCTACGCCACTCGGGAGCGACAGACTGCCCTCGCCTCACGTGACCTTGGCCGGGGCTGAATTGCTCCTGCCTAGTTTGCTGTCTGAGACCACTATCCATTCCTTGTCACCGTATAGCAAAAATGACCTTAGAGTGTCGTCCTCTCAACTTCACCCAAGAGAAGCCTCTCAGCTCTCTTCGCCTTACAGCACGGTTGTTGAAG GAACTTTTTTGGATGAAGTGGAAGCCAAGAGTCCAAGTGTTCCAAACTCAAGTGTTGAAGTTTCAAAGGAGCCTTCAGCAAGCACCGACATGGATAACTCTGTAATGGACCAAGAGCCTCAGAAGACAAAAGTGAGAGAAGCAGATGCGAAGACTGTGTCAACAAACAGCATCATAATACCCAGTGCCTTCATGACCACCGAAGAACCTCACAACAGTGACGGTGACTTTTCAGACTCTGTGTCGGAGGAATCGGCTTTGGGCAG AGACACCATGCTCCCTTTAGAGAGTTTCTTCCAATTACTGGACCACATAGAAGGACGAGTCCGAGCCGGCAGCGGCAGGCAGCCATATCGTGTCTCAAGGGTCAGCAAGAAAAAGCACAGGGATGTGATGAG CCTTTGTCAGGGGAAGGCTGGCTTGAATGGAGTAGAGCTGGAAGCGTGCGAAGCCGTAGCCGCTGAACAGCTGCAGAGGTTGTCATGGAGCACGTCAAAGGGATGCCTGTTGCCGTGGGAGCTGGTCAGGGGTAACAGTGCTTCCGCCGAGCCCGAGAAAATAAG GTCCTGTGTGCCCCATGACGGGGTTGCTCTCTGGGATCGCTGGCTTCAGCATGTCTTCTGCCTGAGGGAGGAGAATGTGCTCTCCACTGAAGAGATCATACAGGTCTTCACGTCCCTCCTGGTGGAGCGAGCCGCCTCTTACACTGAAAAG GCAGAAGAGCTCCTGAACAATCTTCTGAACACGCTGCCCCTGGCCAGTCCAACAGAGGACAGTGAAGAGTCCTCGTCCTGCGGCCTGCCGTCACTGCTCAATGACAGCGGCGAGATCAAACCAGCACGGCCGATTAGTCGGAACAGTCATTCTGCTGGTTCACAAG CAGTACAAAGTGGTGAAGAGGACAGTGCCGACCAAAGCCCAGTGGAAAGTATTCCTATTAGAG cagaaacaaaaccaaagcaGATGCACTTTCTGCAGTGCAGTCTAAAG CTTTTTGGGGTGAATCAGATGACAGCAGCTCAGACATTGAAATCGCCCTGCGGCCACAGTCTTGGAATCCTACCAGTGATGATGATTTCTACGActgactga
- the kiz gene encoding centrosomal protein kizuna isoform X1, whose amino-acid sequence MDFCNDAYFEKVGNLQKKIHEREKKRLELERDLFAYCRSDSRVAQLKCAKLRRHLEEACAREQHARARNCELLKNVDSMLSQAERYKADCSTLHQIKMECWNKLNIFRDKKWKEPQRDKGSSLNGPPEHNSSPNFAKGLYQPSVIFAARQTARDLAADPSTSVLSLQLSDLAPNHCLRSSLQSALLKGAKVSKGDAGASLSDDILNSNRFPDDILLSDKHQKGAPGVTSDCGSAARASTPLGSDRLPSPHVTLAGAELLLPSLLSETTIHSLSPYSKNDLRVSSSQLHPREASQLSSPYSTVVEGTFLDEVEAKSPSVPNSSVEVSKEPSASTDMDNSVMDQEPQKTKVREADAKTVSTNSIIIPSAFMTTEEPHNSDGDFSDSVSEESALGRDTMLPLESFFQLLDHIEGRVRAGSGRQPYRVSRVSKKKHRDVMSLCQGKAGLNGVELEACEAVAAEQLQRLSWSTSKGCLLPWELVRGNSASAEPEKIRSCVPHDGVALWDRWLQHVFCLREENVLSTEEIIQVFTSLLVERAASYTEKAEELLNNLLNTLPLASPTEDSEESSSCGLPSLLNDSGEIKPARPISRNSHSAGSQAVQSGEEDSADQSPVESIPIRDTKAYHLLKQSATLEGQWRSKSRDEEDDEDDIVEGPDLSGSLNTKNAGKSLHVRGPAVKDFASRRNKTKADALSAVQSKAFWGESDDSSSDIEIALRPQSWNPTSDDDFYD is encoded by the exons ATGGATTTCTGCAACGACGCATACTTTGAGAAAGTTGGgaatttacaaaagaaaatacacGAAAG GGAAAAGAAGAGGCTTGAACTGGAGAGAGATCTTTTCGCTTATTGCAGGTCTGACAGTCGAGT GGCTCAGTTAAAGTGTGCTAAACTACGGCGTCATCTGGAAGAGGCCTGTGCGAGGGagcagcatgccagggcgaggAACTGTGAGCTTCTGAAGAACGTGGATTCGATGCTGTCGCAAGCAGAGCGGTATAAGGCTGACTGCAGCACACTGCATCAAATCAAG ATGGAGTGCTGGAATAAACTCAACATATTCAGGGATAAAAAGTGGAAAGAGCCCCAAAGAGACAAG GGCAGCAGTTTAAATGGACCACCTGAACATAATTCCTCACCGAATTTTGCTAAGGGATTGTACCAGCCCTCCGTTATCTTTGCGGCCCGACAGACCGCCAGAGATTTAGCCGCAGATCCTTCCACGAGTGTACTCTCACTGCAGCTGTCAGACCTGGCGCCTAATCACTGTTTACGTTCTTCGCTTCAGAGTGCCCTTTTGAAGGGCGCCAAAGTTTCAAAAGGCGACGCCGGCGCGTCCTTATCAGATGACATTCTAAACTCAAACCGCTTCCCTGACGACATCCTTTTGAGTGACAAACATCAAAAGGGAGCCCCTGGGGTTACATCTGATTGTGGCTCTGCTGCAAGAGCCTCTACGCCACTCGGGAGCGACAGACTGCCCTCGCCTCACGTGACCTTGGCCGGGGCTGAATTGCTCCTGCCTAGTTTGCTGTCTGAGACCACTATCCATTCCTTGTCACCGTATAGCAAAAATGACCTTAGAGTGTCGTCCTCTCAACTTCACCCAAGAGAAGCCTCTCAGCTCTCTTCGCCTTACAGCACGGTTGTTGAAG GAACTTTTTTGGATGAAGTGGAAGCCAAGAGTCCAAGTGTTCCAAACTCAAGTGTTGAAGTTTCAAAGGAGCCTTCAGCAAGCACCGACATGGATAACTCTGTAATGGACCAAGAGCCTCAGAAGACAAAAGTGAGAGAAGCAGATGCGAAGACTGTGTCAACAAACAGCATCATAATACCCAGTGCCTTCATGACCACCGAAGAACCTCACAACAGTGACGGTGACTTTTCAGACTCTGTGTCGGAGGAATCGGCTTTGGGCAG AGACACCATGCTCCCTTTAGAGAGTTTCTTCCAATTACTGGACCACATAGAAGGACGAGTCCGAGCCGGCAGCGGCAGGCAGCCATATCGTGTCTCAAGGGTCAGCAAGAAAAAGCACAGGGATGTGATGAG CCTTTGTCAGGGGAAGGCTGGCTTGAATGGAGTAGAGCTGGAAGCGTGCGAAGCCGTAGCCGCTGAACAGCTGCAGAGGTTGTCATGGAGCACGTCAAAGGGATGCCTGTTGCCGTGGGAGCTGGTCAGGGGTAACAGTGCTTCCGCCGAGCCCGAGAAAATAAG GTCCTGTGTGCCCCATGACGGGGTTGCTCTCTGGGATCGCTGGCTTCAGCATGTCTTCTGCCTGAGGGAGGAGAATGTGCTCTCCACTGAAGAGATCATACAGGTCTTCACGTCCCTCCTGGTGGAGCGAGCCGCCTCTTACACTGAAAAG GCAGAAGAGCTCCTGAACAATCTTCTGAACACGCTGCCCCTGGCCAGTCCAACAGAGGACAGTGAAGAGTCCTCGTCCTGCGGCCTGCCGTCACTGCTCAATGACAGCGGCGAGATCAAACCAGCACGGCCGATTAGTCGGAACAGTCATTCTGCTGGTTCACAAG CAGTACAAAGTGGTGAAGAGGACAGTGCCGACCAAAGCCCAGTGGAAAGTATTCCTATTAGAG ataCAAAGGCATATCATTTGCTTAAACAATCCGCTACACTGGAGGGACAGTGGAGATCCAAAAGTAGggatgaggaggatgacgaGGACGACATCGTGGAAGGTCCTGATCTATCAG gTTCtttgaacacaaaaaatgctGGAAAGTCTTTGCACGTAAGAGGTCCTGCTGTTAAGGATTTTGCTTCTCG cagaaacaaaaccaaagcaGATGCACTTTCTGCAGTGCAGTCTAAAG CTTTTTGGGGTGAATCAGATGACAGCAGCTCAGACATTGAAATCGCCCTGCGGCCACAGTCTTGGAATCCTACCAGTGATGATGATTTCTACGActga
- the kiz gene encoding centrosomal protein kizuna isoform X3, whose amino-acid sequence MDFCNDAYFEKVGNLQKKIHEREKKRLELERDLFAYCRSDSRVAQLKCAKLRRHLEEACAREQHARARNCELLKNVDSMLSQAERYKADCSTLHQIKMECWNKLNIFRDKKWKEPQRDKGSSLNGPPEHNSSPNFAKGLYQPSVIFAARQTARDLAADPSTSVLSLQLSDLAPNHCLRSSLQSALLKGAKVSKGDAGASLSDDILNSNRFPDDILLSDKHQKGAPGVTSDCGSAARASTPLGSDRLPSPHVTLAGAELLLPSLLSETTIHSLSPYSKNDLRVSSSQLHPREASQLSSPYSTVVEGTFLDEVEAKSPSVPNSSVEVSKEPSASTDMDNSVMDQEPQKTKVREADAKTVSTNSIIIPSAFMTTEEPHNSDGDFSDSVSEESALGRDTMLPLESFFQLLDHIEGRVRAGSGRQPYRVSRVSKKKHRDVMSLCQGKAGLNGVELEACEAVAAEQLQRLSWSTSKGCLLPWELVRGNSASAEPEKIRSCVPHDGVALWDRWLQHVFCLREENVLSTEEIIQVFTSLLVERAASYTEKAEELLNNLLNTLPLASPTEDSEESSSCGLPSLLNDSGEIKPARPISRNSHSAGSQAVQSGEEDSADQSPVESIPIRDTKAYHLLKQSATLEGQWRSKSRDEEDDEDDIVEGPDLSGSLNTKNAGKSLHVRGPAVKDFASRNKTKADALSAVQSKAFWGESDDSSSDIEIALRPQSWNPTSDDDFYD is encoded by the exons ATGGATTTCTGCAACGACGCATACTTTGAGAAAGTTGGgaatttacaaaagaaaatacacGAAAG GGAAAAGAAGAGGCTTGAACTGGAGAGAGATCTTTTCGCTTATTGCAGGTCTGACAGTCGAGT GGCTCAGTTAAAGTGTGCTAAACTACGGCGTCATCTGGAAGAGGCCTGTGCGAGGGagcagcatgccagggcgaggAACTGTGAGCTTCTGAAGAACGTGGATTCGATGCTGTCGCAAGCAGAGCGGTATAAGGCTGACTGCAGCACACTGCATCAAATCAAG ATGGAGTGCTGGAATAAACTCAACATATTCAGGGATAAAAAGTGGAAAGAGCCCCAAAGAGACAAG GGCAGCAGTTTAAATGGACCACCTGAACATAATTCCTCACCGAATTTTGCTAAGGGATTGTACCAGCCCTCCGTTATCTTTGCGGCCCGACAGACCGCCAGAGATTTAGCCGCAGATCCTTCCACGAGTGTACTCTCACTGCAGCTGTCAGACCTGGCGCCTAATCACTGTTTACGTTCTTCGCTTCAGAGTGCCCTTTTGAAGGGCGCCAAAGTTTCAAAAGGCGACGCCGGCGCGTCCTTATCAGATGACATTCTAAACTCAAACCGCTTCCCTGACGACATCCTTTTGAGTGACAAACATCAAAAGGGAGCCCCTGGGGTTACATCTGATTGTGGCTCTGCTGCAAGAGCCTCTACGCCACTCGGGAGCGACAGACTGCCCTCGCCTCACGTGACCTTGGCCGGGGCTGAATTGCTCCTGCCTAGTTTGCTGTCTGAGACCACTATCCATTCCTTGTCACCGTATAGCAAAAATGACCTTAGAGTGTCGTCCTCTCAACTTCACCCAAGAGAAGCCTCTCAGCTCTCTTCGCCTTACAGCACGGTTGTTGAAG GAACTTTTTTGGATGAAGTGGAAGCCAAGAGTCCAAGTGTTCCAAACTCAAGTGTTGAAGTTTCAAAGGAGCCTTCAGCAAGCACCGACATGGATAACTCTGTAATGGACCAAGAGCCTCAGAAGACAAAAGTGAGAGAAGCAGATGCGAAGACTGTGTCAACAAACAGCATCATAATACCCAGTGCCTTCATGACCACCGAAGAACCTCACAACAGTGACGGTGACTTTTCAGACTCTGTGTCGGAGGAATCGGCTTTGGGCAG AGACACCATGCTCCCTTTAGAGAGTTTCTTCCAATTACTGGACCACATAGAAGGACGAGTCCGAGCCGGCAGCGGCAGGCAGCCATATCGTGTCTCAAGGGTCAGCAAGAAAAAGCACAGGGATGTGATGAG CCTTTGTCAGGGGAAGGCTGGCTTGAATGGAGTAGAGCTGGAAGCGTGCGAAGCCGTAGCCGCTGAACAGCTGCAGAGGTTGTCATGGAGCACGTCAAAGGGATGCCTGTTGCCGTGGGAGCTGGTCAGGGGTAACAGTGCTTCCGCCGAGCCCGAGAAAATAAG GTCCTGTGTGCCCCATGACGGGGTTGCTCTCTGGGATCGCTGGCTTCAGCATGTCTTCTGCCTGAGGGAGGAGAATGTGCTCTCCACTGAAGAGATCATACAGGTCTTCACGTCCCTCCTGGTGGAGCGAGCCGCCTCTTACACTGAAAAG GCAGAAGAGCTCCTGAACAATCTTCTGAACACGCTGCCCCTGGCCAGTCCAACAGAGGACAGTGAAGAGTCCTCGTCCTGCGGCCTGCCGTCACTGCTCAATGACAGCGGCGAGATCAAACCAGCACGGCCGATTAGTCGGAACAGTCATTCTGCTGGTTCACAAG CAGTACAAAGTGGTGAAGAGGACAGTGCCGACCAAAGCCCAGTGGAAAGTATTCCTATTAGAG ataCAAAGGCATATCATTTGCTTAAACAATCCGCTACACTGGAGGGACAGTGGAGATCCAAAAGTAGggatgaggaggatgacgaGGACGACATCGTGGAAGGTCCTGATCTATCAG gTTCtttgaacacaaaaaatgctGGAAAGTCTTTGCACGTAAGAGGTCCTGCTGTTAAGGATTTTGCTTCTCG aaacaaaaccaaagcaGATGCACTTTCTGCAGTGCAGTCTAAAG CTTTTTGGGGTGAATCAGATGACAGCAGCTCAGACATTGAAATCGCCCTGCGGCCACAGTCTTGGAATCCTACCAGTGATGATGATTTCTACGActga
- the kiz gene encoding centrosomal protein kizuna isoform X5 produces MDFCNDAYFEKVGNLQKKIHEREKKRLELERDLFAYCRSDSRVAQLKCAKLRRHLEEACAREQHARARNCELLKNVDSMLSQAERYKADCSTLHQIKGSSLNGPPEHNSSPNFAKGLYQPSVIFAARQTARDLAADPSTSVLSLQLSDLAPNHCLRSSLQSALLKGAKVSKGDAGASLSDDILNSNRFPDDILLSDKHQKGAPGVTSDCGSAARASTPLGSDRLPSPHVTLAGAELLLPSLLSETTIHSLSPYSKNDLRVSSSQLHPREASQLSSPYSTVVEGTFLDEVEAKSPSVPNSSVEVSKEPSASTDMDNSVMDQEPQKTKVREADAKTVSTNSIIIPSAFMTTEEPHNSDGDFSDSVSEESALGRDTMLPLESFFQLLDHIEGRVRAGSGRQPYRVSRVSKKKHRDVMSLCQGKAGLNGVELEACEAVAAEQLQRLSWSTSKGCLLPWELVRGNSASAEPEKIRSCVPHDGVALWDRWLQHVFCLREENVLSTEEIIQVFTSLLVERAASYTEKAEELLNNLLNTLPLASPTEDSEESSSCGLPSLLNDSGEIKPARPISRNSHSAGSQAVQSGEEDSADQSPVESIPIRDTKAYHLLKQSATLEGQWRSKSRDEEDDEDDIVEGPDLSGSLNTKNAGKSLHVRGPAVKDFASRRNKTKADALSAVQSKAFWGESDDSSSDIEIALRPQSWNPTSDDDFYD; encoded by the exons ATGGATTTCTGCAACGACGCATACTTTGAGAAAGTTGGgaatttacaaaagaaaatacacGAAAG GGAAAAGAAGAGGCTTGAACTGGAGAGAGATCTTTTCGCTTATTGCAGGTCTGACAGTCGAGT GGCTCAGTTAAAGTGTGCTAAACTACGGCGTCATCTGGAAGAGGCCTGTGCGAGGGagcagcatgccagggcgaggAACTGTGAGCTTCTGAAGAACGTGGATTCGATGCTGTCGCAAGCAGAGCGGTATAAGGCTGACTGCAGCACACTGCATCAAATCAAG GGCAGCAGTTTAAATGGACCACCTGAACATAATTCCTCACCGAATTTTGCTAAGGGATTGTACCAGCCCTCCGTTATCTTTGCGGCCCGACAGACCGCCAGAGATTTAGCCGCAGATCCTTCCACGAGTGTACTCTCACTGCAGCTGTCAGACCTGGCGCCTAATCACTGTTTACGTTCTTCGCTTCAGAGTGCCCTTTTGAAGGGCGCCAAAGTTTCAAAAGGCGACGCCGGCGCGTCCTTATCAGATGACATTCTAAACTCAAACCGCTTCCCTGACGACATCCTTTTGAGTGACAAACATCAAAAGGGAGCCCCTGGGGTTACATCTGATTGTGGCTCTGCTGCAAGAGCCTCTACGCCACTCGGGAGCGACAGACTGCCCTCGCCTCACGTGACCTTGGCCGGGGCTGAATTGCTCCTGCCTAGTTTGCTGTCTGAGACCACTATCCATTCCTTGTCACCGTATAGCAAAAATGACCTTAGAGTGTCGTCCTCTCAACTTCACCCAAGAGAAGCCTCTCAGCTCTCTTCGCCTTACAGCACGGTTGTTGAAG GAACTTTTTTGGATGAAGTGGAAGCCAAGAGTCCAAGTGTTCCAAACTCAAGTGTTGAAGTTTCAAAGGAGCCTTCAGCAAGCACCGACATGGATAACTCTGTAATGGACCAAGAGCCTCAGAAGACAAAAGTGAGAGAAGCAGATGCGAAGACTGTGTCAACAAACAGCATCATAATACCCAGTGCCTTCATGACCACCGAAGAACCTCACAACAGTGACGGTGACTTTTCAGACTCTGTGTCGGAGGAATCGGCTTTGGGCAG AGACACCATGCTCCCTTTAGAGAGTTTCTTCCAATTACTGGACCACATAGAAGGACGAGTCCGAGCCGGCAGCGGCAGGCAGCCATATCGTGTCTCAAGGGTCAGCAAGAAAAAGCACAGGGATGTGATGAG CCTTTGTCAGGGGAAGGCTGGCTTGAATGGAGTAGAGCTGGAAGCGTGCGAAGCCGTAGCCGCTGAACAGCTGCAGAGGTTGTCATGGAGCACGTCAAAGGGATGCCTGTTGCCGTGGGAGCTGGTCAGGGGTAACAGTGCTTCCGCCGAGCCCGAGAAAATAAG GTCCTGTGTGCCCCATGACGGGGTTGCTCTCTGGGATCGCTGGCTTCAGCATGTCTTCTGCCTGAGGGAGGAGAATGTGCTCTCCACTGAAGAGATCATACAGGTCTTCACGTCCCTCCTGGTGGAGCGAGCCGCCTCTTACACTGAAAAG GCAGAAGAGCTCCTGAACAATCTTCTGAACACGCTGCCCCTGGCCAGTCCAACAGAGGACAGTGAAGAGTCCTCGTCCTGCGGCCTGCCGTCACTGCTCAATGACAGCGGCGAGATCAAACCAGCACGGCCGATTAGTCGGAACAGTCATTCTGCTGGTTCACAAG CAGTACAAAGTGGTGAAGAGGACAGTGCCGACCAAAGCCCAGTGGAAAGTATTCCTATTAGAG ataCAAAGGCATATCATTTGCTTAAACAATCCGCTACACTGGAGGGACAGTGGAGATCCAAAAGTAGggatgaggaggatgacgaGGACGACATCGTGGAAGGTCCTGATCTATCAG gTTCtttgaacacaaaaaatgctGGAAAGTCTTTGCACGTAAGAGGTCCTGCTGTTAAGGATTTTGCTTCTCG cagaaacaaaaccaaagcaGATGCACTTTCTGCAGTGCAGTCTAAAG CTTTTTGGGGTGAATCAGATGACAGCAGCTCAGACATTGAAATCGCCCTGCGGCCACAGTCTTGGAATCCTACCAGTGATGATGATTTCTACGActga